TCACCCAAATAACGGGCAACGGCGTCGGTATACGCCTGGCCGGCGTCGCTCTCTTGATCAAAAACCACGGGTACGCCGGAGTTGGAAGCCGCCAATACCGATCTCGACTCGGGAATCACGCCGAGCAAATCGATCGACAAGATCTCGCGGACGTCGTCGACACTGAGCATCTCGCCTTTTTGCACGCGCGCCGGCGAATAACGCGTCAGCAGCAAATGTTCCTTAACCTTGCCCTCGTTCCGTTCAGCGCGCCGGGTCTTGCTGGAGAGAATGCCCAAGATTCGATCGGAGTCGCGAACCGACGAGACTTCCGGATTAGTCACGACAATGGCGTCGTCGGCAAAATAGGCCGCCAACATGGCGCCGCGCTCGATGCCGGCCGGGGAATCGCAAACAATATAGTCGTAGTCCTTGGCTAGCTCCTCGAGCACCCGCTCCACGCCTTCCTTAGTCAGCGCGTCCTTATCGCGGGTTTGCGAAGCCGGCAGGATCGACAGGCGCTCGACCCGTTTGTCCTTGATCAACGCTTGATTGAGGTTGGCCTCACCATTGATAACATTAACGAAGTCATAAACAACCCGGCGTTCGCAACCCATAATCAGGTCCAAATTACGCAGGCCGACATCGAAGTCGATGACTGCGGTTTTGTGACCCGCCAGCGCCAAGCCGGTCGAGATAGCGGCACTGGTGGTGGTTTTGCCCACACCGCCCTTGCCGGAGGTTACTACGATGATTCTTGCCACGCTGTTTTTCTCCGAGACTTAAAAATACCCTGGGATACCAAGGTGAACTGCTACAAATTTTCGATGACTAAGTTGTCGCCGTTCAAATAGATCTGCACCGGCTGCTCACGCTCGGATTCTTGGATCTTCTCGCTGACACGATAATTTCCGGCGATCGAGATCAATTCAGCATCTAGGCTGCGGCAAAAAATCCGCGCATCGGTGTTGCCGCGCACGCCGGCCAGCGCGCGACCGCGCAGCGCTCCGTAGATATGGATATTCCCGTCCGCCAAAATTTCGGCGCCGGGACTAACGGTGGTAAGGACGATCAAATCGCCACCCTCCGCGTAGACCTGCTGCCCGGAGCGCACCGGCTGACGCACCAGCAAATTAGCGGTCGGTTTGGCCGACGCCTCTTTATCTTTAGCGCGCTCGCGGCGATCGCGCTCGGGGGCGGCGCTGCCGGAGATCACACCGATACCGACGCCGGCGGCAATTCCGATCAGTACGTCGGAGGCGGCACGAAGGCCAACGGGGACGAAGCTACGTTCCCGCAACAAAC
This Gammaproteobacteria bacterium DNA region includes the following protein-coding sequences:
- the minD gene encoding septum site-determining protein MinD, with protein sequence MARIIVVTSGKGGVGKTTTSAAISTGLALAGHKTAVIDFDVGLRNLDLIMGCERRVVYDFVNVINGEANLNQALIKDKRVERLSILPASQTRDKDALTKEGVERVLEELAKDYDYIVCDSPAGIERGAMLAAYFADDAIVVTNPEVSSVRDSDRILGILSSKTRRAERNEGKVKEHLLLTRYSPARVQKGEMLSVDDVREILSIDLLGVIPESRSVLAASNSGVPVVFDQESDAGQAYTDAVARYLGEARPHRFLVEKKSIFGRLFGT
- the minC gene encoding septum site-determining protein MinC — its product is MPLIQPLPKHASAAFELKGRMMTLSVLRVLTSDLDALCQQLDAKIATAPDFFQNFPVLLDFEELSEESQCGFDIARMNRLLRERSFVPVGLRAASDVLIGIAAGVGIGVISGSAAPERDRRERAKDKEASAKPTANLLVRQPVRSGQQVYAEGGDLIVLTTVSPGAEILADGNIHIYGALRGRALAGVRGNTDARIFCRSLDAELISIAGNYRVSEKIQESEREQPVQIYLNGDNLVIENL